TTTCCCTTTCATTTAAGTCAATCCGTCAGCCTGTCAATAATGATTTATTACACCCAATGAATAAAGCAAAATTATTACATATTAAATCATAATTTCAACAGTGAATAATACGTCAAACTTGATAATAAAAGAATCCCCTTCCACAGATGAATCTTGCTTCTAAATTACAGAACGCCACCTTATTGTTATTGATAGACTTTCTGGATCTGCAGGCCAATGTTGCATCCAAACCATAGCAGAGCACTTTAGTGTCACTTAGACTATCAGGACGTTCTGAtgagaaattaaaaaatgtaactccTCTAGGAAGTCCCACCAGCTGTGTTTCCTTTAACTTCTAATTTCTAGAATGATCCCACCGGTATGGTTGATACCATAATCATATAGTATAAAATATATCAAGCCCTTCATGATATTGATTGTTAAATAGCTTGAGATTGTATGTATTGTTTATATTGAATGCACCTGCAGGTTTGATTTAAATACAAGTGCAAACAGTTGTATGAAGCGCGGCACCATCATTTCTAAACCGCAGACATCTTTAGGATACATCTGATCCAGTTTTATACACAATACGTAATTGCATGCACTGAATAGTTCTCTAATCTAGACAGTTGCACAACTAAATAAAAGGTCCTTTGAGATGGAGCCCCATTCTTCTTGATGCCAGCTCCTTTCAGCACAAATCACTCAAAGCAAAATATCAGGGGTATTTCATGCCTTGAACCCACTCAAACTCAATGATATAAAACTTGACACACGTAGCATTAGTGTTTTAGAAAGTAGTTGCTCTGTTCTGCAATATCTAGTTCCTGCTAAGAAAATTCAATGGAACTGCAGAATTTTAATAAATCTGAGCCAGCCTTTTGGGATCGTTGATTCAAGtggatttaaatatttatatatatcagGTTCCAATGTGGCTATTAAAACATCATCATTGAACTCCAGCTTATCGGGTTTTTGAGTTTAGTTTTCCAGCCTAAAACCTTTTTATGTGGAAAACAAGGCAGGAAATGACCTTTTGTGATATGACTTTTTCTGCTGGTTATTCTatgacacacgcgcacacacacacacacacacggatatatatatatctacatgCACAAATACACCAAACGCTGCTTTCTTAATGTCCctgataaaaaacaaatgagaaatcaGTCAtgctatcattttttttattattgtgttCAATTATGTATGTCAGCTTCATtctcacctttttgttttttagtctTCCTTGCTTCCTCAGCATATTTCCGTTTTTCGTCCCCctgacaaccccccctcccgccccccctcctgctgtTCTCTCCTTAGTCAAACTCAGAGAAGTCCTCATGTGTTTTACCGCCATGACCTGATCAACCAGCTACAGCATAACCACGCTCTTGTCACCCTGGTGGCTGAGAACCTTTCTGCTTACATGGAGACCATGAGGCAGTTCTCCAAAGGTACGTAGTTGCAGTGCCGCGGTTATGTCGCATGCGTGCGTGCGGTCTGCAGTCTAACGGGTATGTGTGTGCTTTTACAGAAGAGCAGGCTGAGTTTGACCCTCAGACAGTCAGACCAGGAAGCCGCTACAGCCATGTGCAGGAAGTACAGGAGCGACTCAACTTCCTGAGGTACGTCATACCACGTTTTAATAGAAACTGCCTTAGTTATCAATCATATTCTGCATTAAAAGAGGCTTAACTTTGATCAGGATCAAATACCTCATCATGTGTTGGATCTGCTGCATTGTTTCTAGATCTTTTCAGTCACAGTCattgtaaaaaaacagcagctacACATTACATCTGCAGTCGCGTCCTTCATCTACTGAGCCACTCCATTAAAGTAGCTTGTTCAAGGACAAGCATGGGTAATTGGGGAGGAGCAAGTGGTACCCAGTGACTTCACCCCACCACCTACTATGATTCAAGTCTGGGAGAAACTAAATGACCGCCACAAGCATGCTTCTTTAACCTTCCAGCCACCAGTCCCTGTTATTGATTTCCCTCTTTATTTCAGGTTTTTGCTGAAAGACGGTCAGCTGTGGCTGTGTGCCCCTCAGGCAAAGCAGATCTGGAAGTGTTTGGCTGAGAACGCAGTGTTTCTCTGCGACAGAGAGGCCTGCTTCAAATGGTACGTTTTGATTTAAGGAATTccttacattttgaaaaagcagAATGCGTGTGTTTTTGAATGCTATATTTCCTTTTCCCCTGCCACCCAATAGGTACTCCAAGCTGATGGGCGATGAACCAGACCTGGACCCGGACATCAATAAAGACTTCTTTGAGAACAACGTTCTACAGTTGGACCCGTCTCTGCTGACGGAGAATGGCATGAAATGCTTCGAAAGGTTCTTCAAGGCTGTCAACTGCAGGGAGGGCAAGCTAGTGGCAAAGCGCAGGGCCTACATGATGGATGACCTGGAACTAATAGGCTTGGACTACCTCTGGcgggtgaggagagaaacaCTGCAATGGGCACACGCAGCCAGAGTTTACTCGGAGGGAAGCCGAATAGCGCAAAACATTTTTggcagtttgttttatttttgttgtatacTTTTTTATTAGCTTTTAAGAAACCCTTTGAAACCATCAAACTGAAAAAGCCATCTTAATTTAGTCACTTTGAGCACTATGTAAACCAATCTAAGTTTGCATGTCACAGAGAAGAAAAGCAATAGCCCTTGTTGGGAAACAAATTAGTGAGGATTAAGTTCTGACAGCATAACCAGGTACCGTGTGTGGTCCTGTTGTCCCCAAATAAAACTCAGTCAACGTAATTCCTTTCATTACCTAAGAAGATGGTATGTAGAACAACCTATTCCGAGAACACCTATCCGCCTAAATAAAGCCTTCCTCTGTCCCATAAAACATCTGAATTTGCTATGTTGCTTCTTACATTAGAAGGTTTGTGGCACTTAGTCGGGGTGATTAGGCATTTATTTCCAAAGACTTTGTCTTCATCCATTGTTGCTTGGTTTGAACCTCATTTGAAAGCAGTGGTTCACTACTACACACTTGTAGTCAAAGGACTTGACAATAAGGTATGAGTGGCACGgcatgtgtttttcttcccccGGACCCTTTCTGATTTGTCTGTTTGACATTCTTTCGCAAGAGATAAAACATCAATCCGGTAGTGCATTGCTCCGGGACTAATCTTGTAACAGGATACAATGCTGTCCCATAACCGCCTGGTGAAGAGCTAGTGCTGTTTGGAGCTCCGGAGCTAACGTTAAGAGATTCCATTAAATGGTGCTCATGCTCGATTCAGAAGGAGAACGCGTTCTCTGGAAGAACACTTAAACCAGAGGCCCGAGAAGCTCAATTCAGTTAGAAGCGGActtttcagacttttttttgaggggggagggggtgggtaTTATCATATGGGATACACTGTTTTATTCAACGTTCATGTTTTCATTGTTCAGTGAATAAAGTTCTCAAAAATGGTCAAAAACTTTCTGCTTGCAGAACATTTCGCATGCATGCAGACATGTTCGCATGCATGTCTGCTTATAACAAGGTAAACACTGCATAATTACCTCAATTTCCAGCTAATCCCCGTATATTCccatggaaagtttccaactttgaatattCACCGAATTTTGCCACCCTTGTCAGACCCGAGTTTTGGGATCCATTCCCCTCCCTGAGCCTTCGCCCTCCTTGAGTACGAGTGGACAATGAGCACTTCACTAAAGTGCTTCGTAGCGCCACGGACATGACTGCATGAGCGTGAAAGTCAAGTATGACGTATGAATTCATTCGTTCTAtattccctcctctctcccaggTGGTAATTCAGGGAAGCGATGACATCGCCAGCCGAGCCATAGACCTGCTGAAGGAGATCTACACCAACCTCGGACCAAAACTACAAGTCAATCAGGTAGATTGGTCGCTGTGTTTCAGTCGGAGCATACCTTTCTTCTGCTTAGGctattttgtttcttcatttttttttttccacatctgATTTGCTTCTTTCCAAATATAACTATTTAAAATCATTTGATGTGGTAAATTGTGTATCTTGAATGGTGTACCGGTTTCCTTTCAGGTTGAAATTCATGAAGATTTCATCCAGTCCTGTTTTGACCGTCTGAAGGCGTCCTACGACACGCTGTGTGTGTTGGATGGAGACAAAGACAGCATCAACTGCGCCCGTCAGGAGGCCATCCGCATGGTGCGAGTTCTCACTGTGCTCAAAGAGTACATCAATGAGTGTGACAGCGATTACCACGAGGAGAGGACTATACTTCCTATGTCAAGGTACAGCCACAAGATCAACCTGATGGATCACCCGGAGGTCCCTGTAATTCTCTATAAGTCTCTCATTGAAACACCTGTTTGTTTCTGCCAGTGACATTAGAAAAGGTGCCACGTCTTTGCTCTTTCAGCAAAACTTCAAGGTATCATGTtttccgttttttctttttttgcagagcCTTCCGAGGGAAGCATATCACATTGATCGTCCGCTTCCCCAACCAGGGGCGCCAGGTGGACGACTTGGACATCTGGTCACACACCAATGACACAATCGGTTCGGTCAGGCGGGGCATCCTCAATCGGATCAAAGCCAACGCAGCACACACAAAGATAGAGCTTTTCATCGGTGGGGAGGTTGTTGACCCAGCCGACGACAGGAAGCTGATTGGGCAGCTCAATTTGAAGGACAAAACGGTGAGACAGTTGCAAAAGCTCAAGCGGTTACATATTAATACCcaatagctttttttttaaacttttttaaaataagaattaaagaattaaattaaaaacgattaaatgtttctttttagaACAGAATTTacacaatattatttttttcatgtgtaGCTGATCACGGCCAAGCTGACGCAGGTGAGTGCCAACATGCCTTCAAGCCCGGACAGCTCATCTGACTCGTCCACTGGTTCCCCTGGTAACCACGGTAACCACTACAGCGATGGCCCTAACCCTGAGGTGGAGAGCTGTCTTCCTGGTGTGGTGAGTTAACGGCACACAGATACTGGAGTCTGCAACATTTAAGGAACCTTATTTGTTGAAGTATTCTTCCTTAAAATCCAGCCCCAGAAAATGCTGAAATCTGAAACGGCAGCTCGTTGAGCTTCTGCCCTGATGTCGAATCGTGTTTTGTGTTCCAACCCCTGTGTCAATAACACTGTGATCTATGACACTGCGGGTTGATCAGCAGGTGAACAGCATTACTGTTAACACGCCTCTGCCCTGTTTCACAGATCATGTCCCTGCATCTGCGCTACATCTCCTTCCTGTGGCAGGTGGCCGACCTGGGCTGCAACCTCAACATGCCGCTGCTCCGAGATGGAGCTCGAGTTCTCATGAAACTCATGCCCCCAGGTATACAGGAACCTGTGCTCTCCATATTGTCCAGCCAATTAAGGCGTGGAAATATTAAACGACTCACCCGGACGATCCTTATGTTCTGTCCTGTGTGCGCTCTAGATAATACCACGGTGGAGAATCTGCGAGCTGTGTGTCTGGACCACGCCAAGCTCGGGGAGAACAGCCTCAGTCCCTCGTTGGACTCTCGCTTCTTCGGCCCCTCACCCTCACAAGTGCTCTACCTCATCGAGGTGGGTCGCAGTTTGCTACTGCTTCACATGTGATAGATTATGTTCTCTTGACTGGCCTGTGAAGTAGCATAGAACCATTGTGGGCGGAATGGCGTTTTAACAGCAGGAGTAAAACTCCATTATGAATTATGCCAAGGTGACCAGGATATGCCACTGATCCGGTTTCGGTCCATGTCTGTTGATCTATAAAAATCCTCACACTCATCTTTGCCATGTTCCAGGTTGTTTATGCTTTGCTGATGCCAGCCAGTGCCACTCTGGGCGAGGACGCCAGTGACTTCCAGTACAACTTCTTAAAGAGTGGTGGACTGCCACTGGTGTTGAGCATGCTCACCAGGAACAACTTCCTCCCATCGGCAGACATGGAGACACGCCGTGGAGCTTACCTCAATGCGCTTAAGATCGCCAAGCTCCTGCTTACCGCCGTAGGCTTCGGGCATGTGAAGGCTGTGGCAGAGGCCTGCCAGCCCAACGCCGAGGGAAATATTCCTGTCTCACCGGTTAGGACACACACAATTCAATGCGTACCTGTGTGGTTCTTCATCTCCAACTCGTAATAATCTCTTTCCACGCTGCCATCTCCTTCCTTGCACTGTCAACAGATCAATCAGGCCACTCACGACCAGGCCCTGGTCCTCCAGAGTGCCCTGCAAAACATCCCTAATCCGGCCTCAGAATGCATGCTGCGCAATGTAGCCATCCGCCTGGCCCAGCAGATCTCTGATGAGGTCACAGAAAATGTAAGGAAATGGTTGGAGgtttgtaagaatagaatagcGGGAACTAGTGATAGTAATGCATTTTAGACAATAGTTTTTCATGGCACTATTGACAAAGAGATGACAATCTTATGGGACTACTTTTTTCACCAGAATTTCTTCCAGGCATCGAAGTACATCCCAGACATCTGTGTGATCCGAGCGGTACAGAAAATAGTGTGGGCATCAGGCTGTGGCACAGTGCAGCTCGTCTTCAGTTCAAATGAAGATATTAGCAAGATATACGAGAAGGTAAGTTCCCTTTGAATGTCGCTCCTTGTGAGGGTTTCagatctttgtttgtttgtagttCAGTTCTTTAAGCATAAGTAGCACATTAGAGGAGCAGTTGTGCACCACAGCGTTCCATAATAGATGCAGACAGTAAAAGCTTGCGGTACAACCAAGAGACAAAGTGCTCTTGCTGGGCTTTGTGGACTTTCAAGGGATAAGCAATGTCAAAAATACAACGCAGAGTATTTATTGTTCTTATTTCTCATCAGACCAATGCAGCTAAGGAGCCAGATGGGGAGGATGAGCAGGTGTGTTGCGAGGCCCTGGAGGTGATGACTCTGTGTTTTGCCCTCATGCCCACGGCTCTGGACACACTCAGCAAGGAGAAGGCTTGGCAGACCTTCATCATTGACCTGCTGCTACACTGCCACAGCAAGTAAGTACACCAGTCTGGCTTCCACGGCCAAAAGCAAAATTCCACTGACCTCCTCAACTCCAGCCGTTCATAGTTTTGATATTGTGATGTTGATAACTGTGTTCCACAGATCTGTGCGGCAAATGGCCCAGGAGCAGTTTTTCCTGATGGCGACTAGGTGCTGTATGGGTCATCGacccctcctcttctttatcACCCTCCTCTTCACCGTGCTGGGGGTGAGTGGCTATTGCCTCATCGATTGTCCGTGTTAATTGTTATAGTACATCACTCTAGTGTCAGAACGGTTAACTGCTCACAATACCCTAATTTTAAATTGCCCTGTGTCCAGAGTACAGCAAAGGAGCGAGCCAAACATGCTGGAGACTACTTCACTTTACTTAGACACCTTCTCAACTACGCctacaacagcaacatcaaccTGCCAAACGCTGAGGTGCTGCTCAACAACGAGATCGACTGGCTGAAGCGGATACGGGTAAAGCAGCCTGTTCATCGCTTTTTTCATCCCATGTGTTGTATTACGCACCGTATCAACGATGTAGCTCAGTGCGGCGGCAGATTTAATGGTACATGTCTCATGAACCAGGATGAGGTCAAGAGGACAGGGGAGACCGGTGTGGAGGAGACCATCCTGGAGGGTCACCTCGGGGTTACCAAAGAGCTTCTGGCCTTCCAGACACCAGAGAAGAAGTATTACATTGGCTGTGAGAAAGGAGGAGCTAATCTTATAAAGGTGAAACAAACCACACCTGAACATGTCATTACAGTTTCCTTTCTAATAACAGTACTCTGAGTaacgtttcctcctcctttatTAGGAGCTGATTGACGACTTCATCTTCCCGGCATCCAATGTCTACCTGCAGTACATGAAGAGTGGGGAGTTCCCCACGGAGCAGGCCATCCCAGTGTGCAGCACCCCTGCCTCCATCAACGCCGGCTTTGAGCTCCTGGTAGCACTGGCCGTCGGATGCGTCCGCAACCTCAAACAAATAGTCGACACCCTGACTGACATGTACTACTTGGGTATGTACACAGCGGTATGGCAGGTCCACTCGATGGATTGTAAACTACATCATGCATGAGGGTCTTGTCCCTTCTCCTTCCGCTCTCAGGCTGCGAGACGCTGACAGAATGGGAGTACCTGCCTCCGGTGGGGCCGCGGCCCAACAAAGGCTTCGTAGGTCTGAAGAACGCCGGAGCCACCTGCTACATGAACTCTGTCATTCAGCAGCTGTACATGATCCCTCCGATCCGCAACGGCATCCTGGCCATCGAGGGCACAGGCACCGATGTGGATGATGACATGTCGGGGGATGAAAAGCAGGAGAATGAGGTAAAGCATGGGGGGGTGGTGTTGTGCTTAATTTACCAATCCTGTCATCATTTTCCACATTACATTTGAGTCTTGTGTCCCTGTCCACACAATGGACATGCGGTGGAAAATAGTAATTAACATTTTTTCCTCTGTATGTTTGGTCTCTACAGAGTAACGTGGATCCTCGCGACGAGGTGTTCAGCTACCACCATCAGTTTGACGATAAACCCTCCAGTAAGTCGGAAGACAGAAAAGAGTACAACATTGGGGTACTTCGTCACCTGCAGGTCATCTTTGGACACCTGGCTGCGTCCAGACTTCAGTACTATGTCCCCAGGGGATTCTGGAAACAGTTCAGGTATTGCTCAGACACTCGGTAATGAATGTTCCTGCTTGGCAGTTGCCGGTGTCTTACCGTCTCATCTCCGTACCATCTGTCGTAGGTTATGGGGTGAGCCGGTGAACTTGCGGGAGCAGCACGACGCGCTGGAGTTCTTCAACTCTTTGGTGGACAGTCTGGACGAAGCCCTTAAAGCCCTGGGCCACCCCGCCATGCTGAGCAAGGTGCTGGGCGGGTCCTTTGCCGACCAGAAGATCTGTCAGGGATGCCCCCACAGGTGAGTGCGGTCCTCCCGTGCGCCGTCCCTAGAATAATAAAACTTGTGTTGTCACACTGCTAATGATGTTTTGCGTTGCCAGGTATGAGTGTGAGGAGTCGTTCACAACACTCAACGTGGATATTCGAAACCACCAGAACCTGCTGGACTCGATGGAGCAGTATGTCAAAGGAGATCTTCTTGAGGGAGCGAACGCCTACCACTGTGAAAAGTGCAATAAGAAGGTGAGAATGAAGCCCCCCCGATAGTTGAATGCAATAACGAAGTCCCATGGTATCACTTTAACTTTGACATGTTCTCTCTTGGCCAGGTGGACACGGTGAAGCGCCTGCTGATCAAGAAGCTGCCGCCCGTCCTGGCCATCCAGCTGAAGCGCTTCGACTACGACTGGGAGAGGGAGTGCGCCATCAAGTTCAACGACTACTTTGAGTTCCCCAGGGAGCTGGACATGGAGCCGTACACGGTAGCTGGTGTGGCAAAGCTCGAGGGCGACGACGTCAACCCGGAGAACCAGGTGATCCAACAGAACGAGCCCTCCGAGCCCACGCCGCCCGGCAGCTCCAAGTACCGCCTGGTTGGAGTGCTGGTCCACTCGGGCCAGGCCAGCGGCGGCCACTACTACTCCTACATAATCCAGAGGAACGGTGGGGACGGCGAGAAGAACCGCTGGTACAAGTTCGACGACGGCGACGTGACCGAGTGCAAGatggacgacgaggaggagatgaagaaccAGTGCTTCGGAGGGGAATACATGGGCGAGGTGTTCGACCATATGATGAAGAGAATGTCGTACCGGAGGCAGAAGCGCTGGTGGAACGCCTATATCCTGTTCTACGAGCGCATGGACTCACTGGACAAAGACAGCGAGCTGGTCAAATACATCTCTGAGTTGACCATCTCCTCCACCAAGCCTCACCAGGTCAAGATGCCCGGCGTCATCGAGTGCAGCGTCCGCAAGCAGAACGTCCAGTTCATGCACAACCGAATGCAATACAGCCTGGAATATTTCCAGTTCATTAAGAAACTTCTGACCTGTAACAGTGTCTATTTAAACCCTCCTCCAGGTAGGCTCCTATCCTCAGTGTGTGCTGCTGATTCATGAATCAGTGGATTATGTATTATTGTATATTCATTGACTAGGACAAAATGAATCTAGGTTAACATCAACCAAAACCAAAGGGTGGaatgttttggaaaatgtgTGGCTAGTTTCACTTTTGCTTTTCCATTTCACCAGGTAAGTTTTCTCACTGCAATTAAACACCTCTGAAAAAAGGTGTAGAAAACTTGTTACAAAGTACTCGTAAACAATATCAAGTAGGTTATCATAAGGAGCCGCACAAGTACTTGGTGTTAATGTCTGTTGCTTTAAGCTGGTTCAGCCCTTCGTGTGTTGCACATAACTCCTCATGACTCTGCATATCCACAAGGAGGAAGTCTGCTTCCTAGCTCCTCTTAGCAATATAGCAGCAGCCATTCTGATTGTATCCCTACACTTTGTCCTGCGTCTCTCAAATCTATTTCAAGTTCTGTAAATGTACAGCATCCCAGTAGAAATAATTGGTGGTCAGTAGCGTTTAGAACAGGCTTCCCAGAAATGCTCTGCctctttaaatgtattattaatagAGCCACCGCCCCGTAATGTTCCACAGGAAAATTCATTTTTGAGGGCAGTCACTAGTATATTTTTGTGTCCATTAAGGATAagtttgtgtggttttattttttattgcgtTTCAGCAGGAGCAAAGAAACATGAAAAagtattgatttgatttttagaCTATTATTCTTTTAGACGGTGAAAGTGtgatgataatatatatatatatatatataatatatatatatatatatatatatatatatatatatatataaatatatatatataatatatatatatcaaatctATCCTCTTAGTTCACTGGATTGAAGAAGGATTAATTCAGTGTCTTTTTACCACAGTGATGAGATCCATACGTTATTGCAGTCACAGTATTTGTGTTCTCCAGCACATCAGACTTTGATGGAAACAATGACTGGAGTAGACGTGCTGACAGCTTACATTTGAAAGAAGTTTACATCGCG
The window above is part of the Gasterosteus aculeatus chromosome 16, fGasAcu3.hap1.1, whole genome shotgun sequence genome. Proteins encoded here:
- the usp9 gene encoding ubiquitin carboxyl-terminal hydrolase 9X isoform X9, which encodes MTATTRGSPVGGNDSQGQAPDAQSQPPLPQNQASSPNSSNENSPVSPPDEQGQGDGLPQPEEEEPAFPHTDLAKLDDMINRPRWVVPVLPKGELEVLLEAAIDLSKKGLDVKCEACQRFFRDGLTISFTKILTDEAVSGWKFEIHRCIINNTHRLVELCVAKLSQDWFPLLELLAMATNPHCKFHIYNGTRPSETVPAGAQMADDELFARPPDPRSPKGWLVDLINKFGTLNGFQMLHDRFMSGQALNVQIISALIKAFGQCYEFLTLHTVKKYFLPVIEMVPQFLENLTDEELKKEAKNEAKNDALSMIIKSLKNLASRVPGQEETVKNLEIFRLKMILRLLQISSFNGKMNALNEVNKVISSVSYYTHRHNPEEEEWLTAERMAEWIQQNHILSIVLRDSLHQPQYVEKLEKILRFVIKEKALTMQDLDNIWAAQAGKHEAIVKNVHDLLAKLAWDFSPEQLDHLFDCFKASWTNASKKQREKLLELIRRLAEDDKDGVMAHKVLNLLWNLAHSDDVPVDIMDQALSAHIKILDYSCSQDRDTQKIQWIDRFIEELRTNDKWVIPALKQIREICSLFGEAPQNLSQTQRSPHVFYRHDLINQLQHNHALVTLVAENLSAYMETMRQFSKEEQAEFDPQTVRPGSRYSHVQEVQERLNFLRFLLKDGQLWLCAPQAKQIWKCLAENAVFLCDREACFKWYSKLMGDEPDLDPDINKDFFENNVLQLDPSLLTENGMKCFERFFKAVNCREGKLVAKRRAYMMDDLELIGLDYLWRVVIQGSDDIASRAIDLLKEIYTNLGPKLQVNQVEIHEDFIQSCFDRLKASYDTLCVLDGDKDSINCARQEAIRMVRVLTVLKEYINECDSDYHEERTILPMSRAFRGKHITLIVRFPNQGRQVDDLDIWSHTNDTIGSVRRGILNRIKANAAHTKIELFIGGEVVDPADDRKLIGQLNLKDKTLITAKLTQVSANMPSSPDSSSDSSTGSPGNHGNHYSDGPNPEVESCLPGVIMSLHLRYISFLWQVADLGCNLNMPLLRDGARVLMKLMPPDNTTVENLRAVCLDHAKLGENSLSPSLDSRFFGPSPSQVLYLIEVVYALLMPASATLGEDASDFQYNFLKSGGLPLVLSMLTRNNFLPSADMETRRGAYLNALKIAKLLLTAVGFGHVKAVAEACQPNAEGNIPVSPINQATHDQALVLQSALQNIPNPASECMLRNVAIRLAQQISDEVTENNFFQASKYIPDICVIRAVQKIVWASGCGTVQLVFSSNEDISKIYEKTNAAKEPDGEDEQVCCEALEVMTLCFALMPTALDTLSKEKAWQTFIIDLLLHCHSKSVRQMAQEQFFLMATRCCMGHRPLLFFITLLFTVLGSTAKERAKHAGDYFTLLRHLLNYAYNSNINLPNAEVLLNNEIDWLKRIRDEVKRTGETGVEETILEGHLGVTKELLAFQTPEKKYYIGCEKGGANLIKELIDDFIFPASNVYLQYMKSGEFPTEQAIPVCSTPASINAGFELLVALAVGCVRNLKQIVDTLTDMYYLGCETLTEWEYLPPVGPRPNKGFVGLKNAGATCYMNSVIQQLYMIPPIRNGILAIEGTGTDVDDDMSGDEKQENESNVDPRDEVFSYHHQFDDKPSSKSEDRKEYNIGVLRHLQVIFGHLAASRLQYYVPRGFWKQFRLWGEPVNLREQHDALEFFNSLVDSLDEALKALGHPAMLSKVLGGSFADQKICQGCPHRYECEESFTTLNVDIRNHQNLLDSMEQYVKGDLLEGANAYHCEKCNKKVDTVKRLLIKKLPPVLAIQLKRFDYDWERECAIKFNDYFEFPRELDMEPYTVAGVAKLEGDDVNPENQVIQQNEPSEPTPPGSSKYRLVGVLVHSGQASGGHYYSYIIQRNGGDGEKNRWYKFDDGDVTECKMDDEEEMKNQCFGGEYMGEVFDHMMKRMSYRRQKRWWNAYILFYERMDSLDKDSELVKYISELTISSTKPHQVKMPGVIECSVRKQNVQFMHNRMQYSLEYFQFIKKLLTCNSVYLNPPPGQDHLLPEAEEIAMISAQLAARFLFSTGFHTKKVVRGPASDWYDALCILLRHSKNVRYWFAHKVLFAYPNRFSEYLLECPSAEVRGAFAKLIVFIAHFSLQDGPCPSPTASPGPSTQGCDNLSLSDHLLRAVLNLLRREVSEHGRHLQQYFNLFVMYANLGLAEKTQLLKLNVPATFMLVALDEGPGPPIKYQYAELGKLYTVVSQLVRCCDVSPRMQSSINDELLSVSPGNPPLPNPYGDTNLTTPVMPVQQLVAEILFVRTSYVKKIIEDCSNSEETVKLLRFSCWENPQFSSTVLSELLWQVAYSYTYELRPYLDLLLQILLIEDSWQTHRIHNVLKGIPDDRDGLFDTIQRSKNHYQKRAYQCIKCMVALFSNCSVAYQILQSNGDLKRKWTWAVEWLGDELERRPYTGNPQYTYNNWSPPVQSNETSNGYFLERSHSARMTLAKACELCPEELKCTQGSPGKEPDEQEAPDDQDSSPPEDTSLYPHSPGTAQFQQNNHPHGQPYTGPAAQHMNNPQRPGPASAPTPGPSQTAPGPSPTPGPRAQENWESTEEVAPAPAPAPTPAPVPTTSTTPAPAQPKE